From the genome of Gracilibacillus salitolerans, one region includes:
- a CDS encoding alpha-mannosidase, with product MLFTIEKIQNQLEEIQQTIYRERKSINTFKYLESECDGAHDPNFNDSNWNDFQLDESWGGYDKTAWFRSTVSIPSEWKDQRVVLRFLVGPRDGGGSTAETLLYVNGKPLQAIDIWHEEAWLPEELVQSGEIHIALKAWSGVLHVPEVRRFKVAELALSDVPTEKYYYLANTLIKTVKELDENDYRREKILQAVNQSIYKIDFLEKGSSAYYDSLKIAHTFLQEQVDKLFEIDNIKPKVVTIGHSHIDMAWLWRLKDTREKASRTFATVLHLMRQYPEYRFLHTSPQLYKFLKQDYPEIYQEVKERIKSGEWEITGGMWIEPDTNLPSGESLVRQLLFGKRFMKEEFDVDSKVVWLPDVFGYSWALPQIMKKSGIEYFMTSKMSWSQYNRFPYDTFNWRGVDGTEMLTHFITTPEHESGPPYTYNGVIEPKSIKGTWDEYQQKEINEELIAAFGWGDGGGGPTKEMIETARVLKNVPGIPKVEMGHAEPYFKRLKETVNGKSIPVWDGELYLEYHRGTYTSQASLKRANRKAEVIYHDAELYNSVADILNKTASYQRETLNRGWEKMLLNQFHDVLPGSSIRQVNEDAREDYEEVQDIGQSVLSNAQQMIVDKIKVEKDSLVVFNSLAHKRDDYIEVTLNDQVTDKTTILNEEGVVVPVQKVGSAHEKKLLVHAAGIPGLGYKTFSLEQSQTPVIITNTLKVQKDYLENEFYKITLHENGQFTSVWDKRVNREVLASSRKANVLQAFEDKPMKFDAWDIDLYYQEKMKEISEVKDIQVVEEGPLRGRLKVTWSFNKSTITQFITLYADSPRIDFETEVDWQEKQVLLKVAFPVNIRSTKATYDIQFGNMERPTHWNTSWDYAKFETVGHKWADLSEGNYGVSLVNDCKYGHDIKDNVLRLTLIKSSIAPDETADRGKHVFTYSLLPHEGDWKQADIVNAAYQLNYPLISKSIQVNQNGTLPAQYEFAKVDTDGIMMETVKKAEDDDAYIVRLYEYKQNRYQNVNLSFGQPLKKAMECNLLEEEEQEMSIQQEKLSFSIAPYEIKSFKVWF from the coding sequence ATGTTATTCACGATCGAAAAAATTCAAAATCAATTGGAAGAGATACAACAAACGATATATCGTGAGAGAAAAAGCATTAACACATTTAAATATTTGGAATCGGAATGTGATGGAGCTCATGATCCTAACTTTAATGATTCCAATTGGAATGATTTTCAGTTAGATGAATCATGGGGAGGTTATGATAAAACAGCATGGTTTCGATCAACTGTATCTATACCTTCTGAGTGGAAAGACCAACGAGTGGTTTTAAGGTTTTTAGTAGGTCCTCGTGATGGTGGTGGTTCTACAGCGGAGACATTGCTATATGTGAATGGAAAACCATTACAAGCGATTGATATTTGGCATGAGGAAGCATGGTTACCTGAAGAGTTGGTTCAGTCAGGTGAAATCCATATTGCACTGAAGGCCTGGAGTGGTGTGCTTCATGTCCCTGAAGTTAGAAGATTCAAAGTGGCAGAACTAGCATTATCGGATGTTCCAACTGAGAAATACTACTATTTAGCAAATACTTTAATCAAAACAGTTAAAGAATTAGATGAAAATGATTATAGACGGGAGAAGATTCTTCAAGCTGTTAATCAATCCATTTATAAAATTGATTTTTTAGAAAAGGGTTCATCTGCTTATTATGACTCACTTAAAATAGCACATACTTTTCTTCAGGAACAAGTAGATAAACTTTTCGAAATAGACAATATAAAACCAAAAGTTGTTACAATTGGCCATTCCCATATCGACATGGCTTGGCTATGGAGGTTGAAAGATACAAGAGAAAAAGCATCAAGAACTTTTGCTACAGTATTGCATTTGATGAGGCAATATCCTGAGTATCGTTTTCTTCATACCTCACCACAGTTGTATAAGTTTTTAAAGCAAGATTATCCAGAAATTTATCAAGAGGTGAAAGAGAGGATAAAATCTGGTGAATGGGAGATCACAGGTGGTATGTGGATAGAGCCAGATACGAACTTGCCTAGTGGAGAATCGCTAGTGAGGCAACTCCTATTCGGAAAAAGGTTTATGAAGGAAGAATTTGATGTTGATTCCAAAGTGGTTTGGCTACCAGACGTATTTGGTTATTCTTGGGCATTACCACAAATCATGAAAAAGAGCGGTATAGAGTATTTTATGACATCTAAAATGAGTTGGAGTCAATATAACCGATTTCCATATGATACGTTTAACTGGCGGGGAGTAGATGGAACAGAAATGCTAACACATTTTATCACTACTCCTGAACATGAAAGTGGCCCACCGTATACATATAACGGTGTAATTGAGCCTAAAAGTATTAAAGGAACGTGGGATGAATACCAACAAAAGGAAATTAATGAAGAGTTAATTGCTGCCTTCGGTTGGGGGGATGGTGGTGGCGGACCAACGAAAGAAATGATTGAAACTGCTCGAGTATTGAAGAATGTTCCAGGTATACCAAAAGTGGAAATGGGACATGCAGAGCCATACTTTAAACGTCTAAAAGAAACAGTGAACGGCAAATCTATTCCAGTATGGGATGGAGAGCTATATCTAGAATATCATCGCGGTACATATACATCACAAGCATCTTTAAAACGAGCAAATAGAAAAGCGGAAGTGATTTATCATGATGCAGAATTATATAATTCGGTGGCCGATATATTAAACAAAACAGCCTCCTACCAACGAGAAACATTAAATAGAGGTTGGGAGAAAATGCTGTTAAATCAATTCCACGATGTATTACCAGGATCTTCTATTCGCCAAGTAAATGAAGATGCTAGAGAAGATTATGAGGAAGTACAAGACATTGGTCAATCTGTATTATCTAATGCCCAGCAAATGATAGTTGATAAGATAAAAGTGGAGAAAGATAGTTTGGTCGTTTTTAATTCCCTAGCTCATAAAAGAGATGATTATATAGAGGTTACTCTAAATGATCAAGTAACGGACAAAACAACAATCCTCAATGAAGAGGGAGTGGTAGTACCTGTACAAAAAGTAGGTTCAGCGCATGAAAAGAAACTTTTAGTACATGCCGCTGGTATTCCAGGATTAGGTTACAAAACATTTTCTCTTGAACAGTCACAGACACCAGTAATAATAACCAATACATTGAAGGTTCAAAAGGATTATTTGGAGAATGAATTTTATAAAATTACCCTACATGAAAACGGCCAGTTTACCTCTGTATGGGATAAACGGGTTAATCGTGAAGTTCTTGCATCAAGTAGAAAAGCAAATGTTCTTCAAGCATTTGAAGATAAGCCGATGAAATTTGATGCATGGGATATCGATCTATATTATCAAGAAAAGATGAAGGAAATTAGTGAAGTAAAAGACATTCAAGTAGTAGAAGAGGGACCATTAAGAGGTCGACTTAAGGTTACTTGGTCCTTCAACAAATCAACTATTACACAATTCATTACGTTATATGCTGATTCACCTCGAATTGATTTTGAGACAGAAGTGGATTGGCAAGAGAAGCAGGTCTTATTGAAGGTTGCGTTTCCTGTTAATATTCGATCAACTAAAGCTACTTATGACATTCAGTTTGGAAATATGGAACGTCCAACACATTGGAATACTAGTTGGGATTATGCGAAATTTGAGACCGTCGGACACAAATGGGCAGACTTATCAGAAGGGAATTACGGTGTAAGCTTAGTGAATGATTGTAAATATGGCCATGATATCAAAGATAATGTCTTGCGTTTAACGTTAATCAAATCTTCCATTGCACCAGATGAGACAGCTGACAGAGGTAAGCATGTATTTACGTATAGTTTATTGCCTCATGAAGGGGATTGGAAACAAGCAGATATAGTAAATGCTGCTTATCAACTCAATTATCCATTAATCTCAAAATCAATTCAAGTAAATCAGAATGGTACCTTACCAGCTCAATATGAATTTGCAAAAGTAGATACAGACGGGATCATGATGGAGACCGTGAAGAAAGCAGAAGATGATGATGCTTATATTGTTCGTTTGTATGAGTATAAGCAAAATAGGTATCAAAATGTAAATCTGTCCTTTGGGCAACCACTTAAAAAAGCAATGGAATGTAATCTATTAGAAGAAGAAGAGCAAGAGATGTCCATTCAACAGGAAAAATTATCCTTTTCTATAGCACCATATGAAATTAAATCATTTAAAGTATGGTTTTAG
- a CDS encoding glycosyl hydrolase-related protein, with product MKEITFWQIGSTEGKSNQLVDNYKDPTLFADVVWNVEDAHHTNQKWPLFHPSEADPEFGYKRRPYTIKFNLDHQPQGSYVLRMHYLVIAPRLAFVEMKINGTKGNAYLHPNPSQSGEINLHSGLHTTIYSDGVLEVVIPDEQLKQGENVLELVSRDGGDYIRVDNVEKIKRLDRMANGAGFIYQSISLLKKEVQPESSVKKLAIEPTVLYKRNKNGELVERCYVYLESNQALHATSLSLEIQVADEMQILTIPIPTISFGHITHTFDLIDGEGVVTYRILGKINGEDFEQSGTIQRKRKWKVYITPHSHTDIGYTHRQWEVGERLCRNIDTAIQFLESGNAGDTFSYHLDASWVLEAYIELRSEQQVEKLFQYVQQGKIGIPHSYGDLLTQYASLEDLIRNGEFSESLLRPRGLRSKFTSIVDVPSMTGSLPKVLQDSGVKFLVHANNQDRGPFRLNGGLHKISPYYWEGNHGGKVLVWLAKMYCELRKVCGSPPVISSAERGLELWLDEYETESYAPDAVLLYGQEADNTDMDPQPVDFTKQWNEMYEYPKLIPSNVEDFFEYVEGQFSDHFQTVKGDGGGYWEDGVGSTIEPVITIRKAQSMLPAAEKLESLAAIHNPNWKYPNNHFDQAWHTNLQFVEHTWGAFLSGTDPDALLQHDQWAIKHHFARDGLQKAKRLLDTAAVRHSLNWNNNGREVVVYNAHSWRVSGPVQVEIAKNEKVYNAVTGEEMQTRKVKETTTQAIVEIWINNLPGLSYQRMVLKNVSNQAENDRSIDQHNQKVVVLENDFYRMELVTERACLVSLLDKENETELVDKSDEFGFGQFVYAKGGEGTRLVGNSNDLADGDPELLTDFELFDVKVESFDYGQSVQLVGKVTHGELKVAWTLWDQLKQIDVQYSLDKEEKLEKEAIYIAFPTNLKQATIKSDSQIGWVNWDKDQLPGACKEWLPVQSTMLLANEEASIAIATPDIPLFTIGNVVKGRWPKELDLTGNRVFSYVLNNYWHTNYKASQSGQIEIRYSITSANQIKHDQAYRFGWQQRRPIYGHRISFQDFRTVHPPYQSEAGGQLAQLDTDQVSLVTLKKAKWEVSSWIIRLQEIAGQTSTATFEVPKQKIQFAKVTDLLEKETEKLEVNANGSLTVHMEPWEVKTILITL from the coding sequence ATGAAAGAAATTACTTTCTGGCAAATTGGTTCAACTGAAGGTAAATCTAATCAGTTAGTAGATAATTATAAAGATCCAACTTTATTTGCAGACGTGGTATGGAATGTAGAAGATGCACACCATACCAATCAAAAATGGCCATTATTCCATCCAAGTGAAGCAGACCCGGAATTTGGATATAAAAGAAGACCTTATACAATAAAGTTTAACTTAGACCACCAACCTCAAGGTTCTTATGTATTACGGATGCATTACTTAGTGATAGCGCCACGATTAGCATTTGTCGAAATGAAGATAAATGGTACAAAAGGCAATGCCTATCTTCACCCTAATCCTTCACAATCTGGAGAAATAAATCTTCATTCGGGTTTGCACACAACCATTTATTCGGATGGTGTCCTTGAAGTGGTCATCCCTGATGAGCAATTGAAACAAGGGGAGAATGTACTGGAGTTAGTTAGTCGAGATGGTGGAGATTATATAAGGGTAGATAATGTTGAAAAAATAAAGCGTCTAGACCGAATGGCTAATGGAGCAGGGTTTATCTATCAATCTATTTCACTATTAAAAAAGGAAGTACAACCAGAATCAAGTGTAAAAAAACTAGCTATCGAGCCGACTGTACTTTATAAAAGAAATAAAAATGGCGAATTAGTGGAGCGTTGTTATGTCTATTTAGAAAGCAATCAAGCATTACATGCCACGTCTCTATCATTGGAGATCCAAGTGGCAGATGAAATGCAAATCTTAACTATTCCAATTCCGACTATATCGTTCGGTCACATCACACATACTTTTGATTTAATTGATGGAGAGGGTGTTGTGACGTATCGTATTCTTGGAAAGATTAATGGAGAAGATTTCGAGCAATCAGGTACTATCCAACGAAAGAGAAAATGGAAAGTCTATATTACTCCGCATTCGCATACGGATATTGGGTATACACATCGCCAATGGGAGGTAGGAGAGCGGTTATGTCGTAATATTGATACAGCTATTCAGTTTTTAGAATCAGGAAACGCAGGCGATACATTTTCATATCATTTGGATGCATCTTGGGTTTTAGAAGCATATATCGAGTTGAGAAGTGAACAACAAGTCGAAAAATTATTTCAATACGTGCAACAAGGCAAAATTGGTATTCCGCATTCCTATGGTGACTTGCTCACTCAATACGCCTCTTTAGAAGATTTGATACGGAACGGTGAATTTTCAGAATCTCTACTAAGACCAAGAGGTTTACGCTCAAAATTCACATCGATTGTTGATGTGCCTTCTATGACAGGATCATTACCAAAAGTATTGCAAGATTCTGGTGTGAAATTTTTAGTTCATGCTAATAATCAGGATCGAGGGCCATTTCGTTTAAATGGAGGTTTGCATAAAATATCCCCCTATTATTGGGAGGGAAATCACGGTGGAAAGGTACTTGTTTGGTTGGCTAAGATGTATTGTGAGTTGAGAAAAGTATGTGGCAGTCCGCCAGTAATAAGTAGTGCTGAACGAGGTTTGGAGCTTTGGTTAGATGAGTATGAAACAGAGTCTTACGCACCAGATGCTGTTTTATTATATGGACAGGAAGCTGATAATACTGACATGGATCCACAGCCAGTGGACTTTACCAAACAATGGAATGAAATGTATGAGTATCCGAAACTTATTCCAAGTAATGTAGAAGATTTCTTCGAATATGTAGAAGGCCAATTTTCTGATCATTTTCAGACTGTAAAAGGTGATGGTGGAGGATATTGGGAAGATGGCGTGGGATCAACTATAGAACCGGTTATTACGATTCGTAAAGCGCAATCGATGCTACCAGCTGCAGAAAAGCTAGAGTCCTTGGCAGCCATTCATAATCCAAATTGGAAATATCCTAATAATCATTTTGATCAAGCATGGCATACTAATTTGCAATTTGTAGAGCATACTTGGGGAGCGTTTTTAAGTGGTACAGATCCAGATGCTTTATTACAACACGATCAATGGGCGATTAAACATCATTTTGCACGTGATGGTTTACAAAAAGCTAAGCGTTTACTCGACACAGCAGCCGTTAGACATAGCTTGAATTGGAACAATAATGGAAGGGAAGTCGTTGTTTATAATGCGCATAGTTGGAGGGTAAGTGGACCTGTTCAAGTGGAAATAGCCAAAAATGAAAAAGTATATAATGCAGTTACAGGAGAAGAAATGCAAACGAGAAAGGTAAAGGAGACAACGACTCAGGCTATTGTTGAGATATGGATTAATAACCTACCAGGCTTAAGCTATCAAAGAATGGTGTTAAAAAATGTAAGTAATCAAGCAGAAAATGATCGATCCATTGATCAACATAATCAGAAAGTGGTTGTTTTGGAAAATGATTTTTATCGTATGGAATTAGTCACAGAAAGAGCATGCCTTGTGAGCCTACTAGATAAAGAGAATGAAACAGAATTGGTCGATAAGTCAGATGAATTTGGCTTTGGTCAGTTTGTCTACGCGAAAGGTGGAGAAGGCACTCGGTTAGTCGGAAATTCCAATGATTTAGCTGACGGAGATCCTGAGCTATTAACCGATTTTGAGTTATTTGATGTAAAGGTAGAATCCTTTGATTACGGACAATCGGTTCAACTTGTTGGAAAAGTTACTCATGGAGAGTTGAAAGTAGCGTGGACATTATGGGATCAACTAAAACAAATCGATGTCCAATATAGTTTAGATAAAGAAGAGAAATTAGAAAAAGAAGCGATTTACATTGCTTTTCCTACTAATTTGAAGCAAGCAACGATTAAATCTGACTCACAAATAGGTTGGGTGAATTGGGATAAGGATCAACTGCCAGGAGCATGTAAGGAATGGCTTCCTGTGCAATCTACGATGTTGTTAGCTAATGAGGAAGCAAGCATAGCTATTGCGACACCAGATATTCCACTATTTACTATTGGCAATGTTGTTAAAGGTAGATGGCCTAAGGAACTTGATCTAACGGGAAATAGAGTGTTCTCGTATGTTCTCAATAATTATTGGCATACAAACTATAAGGCATCACAATCAGGTCAAATCGAGATTCGTTATTCTATTACTAGTGCAAACCAGATTAAGCATGATCAAGCATATCGTTTTGGTTGGCAGCAGAGAAGACCAATTTATGGACATCGGATAAGCTTCCAGGATTTCCGAACCGTTCACCCACCATATCAAAGTGAGGCTGGTGGTCAATTAGCTCAATTAGATACAGATCAAGTATCGCTAGTCACATTAAAAAAAGCAAAATGGGAAGTAAGTAGCTGGATCATTCGATTACAAGAAATTGCAGGTCAAACAAGCACGGCAACTTTTGAAGTGCCTAAACAAAAAATTCAGTTTGCAAAAGTAACAGATTTATTAGAAAAAGAAACAGAGAAACTGGAAGTGAATGCTAATGGATCCTTAACCGTTCATATGGAACCATGGGAAGTGAAAACAATCCTGATCACTTTGTAA
- a CDS encoding glycoside hydrolase family 32 protein: MHTNDQKNQYHQEMIMKADKAIKELSALSNQCNFRMKYHFMPEASWINDPNGLIYINGEYHMFYQQHPYSAENGPKHWGHAKSKDLIHWEHLPIALAPTEDYETHGCFSGTSVYHNDKFIIFYTGNVIEDRRVKKQVQCMATSQDGVSFEKDENNPIIGNFPEEGSQDFRDPKVWRHEDKWYMAIGSGKNGKGNALLYHSEDLRSWKYMGKMAESRDTLHGKIWNCPDFFEIDGKDVFIFSPAISKSEKGQENRQAIYWVGNMDYQTGKFQEEVDGDVDLGKDFYAPQTLVGDQGRVILIGWLDMWWNAMPTQEKGWAGIMTIPRLVSILDDGSLTFNPVPELQELREHHLEWNELTISGADKHVCLTNGGALEIIADFDLKVSDAKEFGLEVRSSINREEKTVISFRQEQNELSVNRKQSGLSENGETTCELIPHAEDYLKLHLFIDSSSIEVFADDGRTVMSHRIYPDIESTGVQLFVKSGVVKANYIDIWSLKSIW, translated from the coding sequence ATGCATACCAATGATCAAAAAAACCAATATCATCAAGAGATGATTATGAAGGCGGATAAAGCGATTAAGGAGTTAAGTGCGTTATCTAATCAATGTAACTTTCGAATGAAGTATCATTTCATGCCTGAAGCTTCTTGGATTAACGACCCAAATGGACTTATCTACATTAATGGGGAATATCATATGTTTTACCAGCAACATCCTTATAGTGCTGAAAATGGACCAAAGCACTGGGGACATGCCAAAAGTAAAGATCTAATCCATTGGGAACACTTGCCAATTGCACTAGCACCAACTGAAGATTATGAAACACATGGTTGTTTCTCAGGTACATCAGTTTATCATAATGACAAATTTATCATTTTTTATACAGGTAATGTGATAGAAGATCGTCGAGTCAAAAAACAAGTTCAATGTATGGCAACAAGTCAGGATGGCGTAAGCTTTGAAAAAGATGAGAATAACCCTATTATTGGAAATTTTCCTGAGGAAGGATCACAAGATTTTAGAGATCCCAAAGTCTGGCGACATGAAGATAAATGGTATATGGCGATAGGTTCAGGAAAAAACGGCAAAGGAAATGCACTCTTATATCACTCAGAAGATCTTCGCTCATGGAAGTATATGGGGAAAATGGCGGAAAGTCGTGATACATTACACGGTAAGATTTGGAATTGTCCAGACTTTTTTGAAATAGATGGAAAAGATGTTTTTATCTTTTCTCCGGCTATTTCTAAAAGTGAGAAAGGTCAGGAAAATAGACAAGCAATATATTGGGTTGGGAACATGGATTATCAGACAGGTAAGTTCCAAGAAGAAGTGGATGGAGACGTTGATTTAGGTAAAGATTTTTACGCACCTCAAACTTTAGTGGGTGATCAAGGTCGGGTTATTTTAATAGGCTGGTTAGATATGTGGTGGAATGCTATGCCGACACAGGAAAAAGGATGGGCTGGTATCATGACAATACCTCGTCTCGTTTCTATATTGGATGATGGAAGTTTAACTTTTAATCCGGTACCAGAATTACAAGAACTGAGGGAGCATCATCTTGAGTGGAATGAATTAACAATTAGCGGAGCGGATAAGCATGTGTGTTTAACCAATGGAGGTGCCCTTGAAATTATAGCGGACTTTGACTTAAAAGTAAGTGATGCCAAAGAATTCGGCCTTGAAGTAAGAAGTTCAATTAATCGAGAAGAAAAAACTGTTATTAGTTTCAGGCAGGAACAAAATGAATTAAGTGTCAATCGCAAGCAATCAGGATTAAGTGAGAATGGTGAAACAACTTGTGAACTCATTCCGCATGCAGAAGACTATTTAAAACTTCATCTGTTCATAGATTCTTCTTCGATTGAAGTGTTTGCAGATGACGGTCGGACAGTGATGTCACATCGTATTTACCCTGATATAGAAAGTACAGGAGTACAATTATTTGTAAAATCTGGTGTAGTGAAAGCGAACTATATCGATATCTGGTCGTTGAAATCAATTTGGTAG
- a CDS encoding SDR family NAD(P)-dependent oxidoreductase produces the protein MEQKTALVTGASRGIGKQVAIRLAEEGYDIAFCHFQDEQRAKQTKQQIQEQFNRRCFVFNVDLRQTNLLATLVKEVISNLGSIHTLVNNAGITIFHPITEMEIDELDHLINLDLKAPLTLMSLIGQHMKECHFPGNIINITSTRAERAYPDDAVYGAVKAGLRRATESVALELSDYGIRVNCVAPGAIQVYSSRDEYYQNFGQKVPLARAGQPNDVAEAVCFLVSERASYITGTTVRVDGGLILPGMPETSDKQSGWKQD, from the coding sequence ATGGAACAAAAAACGGCTTTGGTGACAGGAGCTAGTCGAGGTATTGGAAAACAAGTGGCAATACGGTTAGCGGAAGAGGGCTATGATATTGCTTTTTGTCATTTTCAGGATGAACAAAGAGCAAAGCAAACGAAACAGCAAATTCAGGAACAATTTAATCGAAGATGTTTCGTGTTTAATGTGGATCTTAGACAAACGAATTTGCTTGCTACTTTAGTTAAGGAAGTAATTTCAAACCTTGGATCAATTCATACACTTGTTAATAATGCTGGTATTACCATTTTTCATCCTATTACAGAAATGGAGATAGATGAATTAGATCACTTAATAAATCTGGATTTAAAAGCACCGTTAACATTAATGAGTTTAATCGGCCAACATATGAAAGAGTGTCATTTCCCTGGTAATATCATCAATATTACGTCAACGAGGGCTGAGCGAGCTTATCCGGATGATGCAGTGTACGGTGCGGTGAAAGCTGGATTAAGACGAGCTACCGAATCTGTTGCGTTAGAGTTATCTGATTATGGCATTCGAGTAAATTGTGTGGCACCGGGTGCTATTCAAGTGTATTCTAGTAGGGATGAATATTATCAAAACTTTGGTCAGAAAGTCCCATTAGCAAGAGCTGGCCAACCAAATGATGTCGCTGAAGCTGTATGCTTTCTTGTATCTGAACGTGCATCCTATATTACGGGAACAACGGTGAGAGTAGATGGTGGGCTTATTTTACCAGGCATGCCAGAAACAAGTGATAAACAAAGTGGTTGGAAACAGGATTGA